In a genomic window of Curtobacterium flaccumfaciens pv. betae:
- a CDS encoding carbonic anhydrase: protein MPDRAASTPSDALRLLVDGNARFAADKRRMGRVDPDRRTELEGSQSPFATVLGCSDSRVPFEHVFDAGIGDLFAIRNAGQIVDDVVLGSIEFAVVALGTPLVVVLRHTRCGAVAAARSGEPVPAPHLQALVDAIAPSVEKVRLTDAELPQEAVGAAHLEATLRQVIERSGAVSDAVAEGRLAVVGATYDLATGEVTIDTVVGQV, encoded by the coding sequence ATGCCCGACCGCGCCGCCTCCACCCCGTCCGACGCCCTGCGCCTGCTCGTCGACGGCAACGCCCGCTTCGCCGCCGACAAGCGCCGGATGGGCCGCGTGGACCCGGATCGCCGCACCGAGCTCGAAGGATCGCAGTCGCCGTTCGCGACCGTCCTCGGCTGCTCGGACTCGCGGGTGCCGTTCGAGCACGTCTTCGACGCCGGCATCGGCGACCTGTTCGCCATCCGCAACGCCGGGCAGATCGTCGACGACGTCGTGCTCGGCTCGATCGAGTTCGCGGTCGTCGCCCTGGGCACACCGCTGGTCGTCGTGCTCCGGCACACCCGGTGCGGTGCCGTCGCGGCAGCCCGCTCCGGTGAGCCCGTCCCCGCCCCGCACCTGCAGGCCCTCGTGGACGCGATCGCCCCGAGTGTCGAGAAGGTCCGGCTCACCGACGCCGAGCTCCCGCAGGAAGCCGTCGGCGCCGCACACCTCGAAGCCACCCTCCGCCAGGTGATCGAGCGCTCCGGCGCGGTCTCCGATGCCGTGGCCGAGGGTAGATTGGCCGTCGTCGGGGCGACCTACGACCTCGCCACCGGGGAAGTCACCATCGACACCGTCGTCGGCCAGGTCTGA
- a CDS encoding DUF4245 domain-containing protein, which yields MTDPDGRPIVAELGRPETAEETWARKDAARTARRQHQTAFNLVIALIASLGIVLFLVAVVVRPDTTVDRTVDYQQIAAKANVDDVTLVAPPLPDGYSANRADFASKTTDGVDVWTVGFVTPDKQYLGLQQGIDANASWVSNQLDQRPSTGDRTIGDTEWTVYDRRAEGTDAGNHAYSLVSTFGKNTIVLSGTADDKAFRTVATAVSRELTE from the coding sequence ATGACCGACCCCGACGGCCGCCCGATCGTCGCCGAGCTCGGTCGCCCCGAGACGGCCGAGGAGACCTGGGCCCGCAAGGACGCTGCCCGGACCGCCCGCCGGCAGCACCAGACCGCGTTCAACCTGGTCATCGCGCTCATCGCCTCGCTCGGCATCGTGCTGTTCCTGGTGGCGGTCGTCGTCCGGCCGGACACCACGGTCGACCGCACCGTCGACTACCAGCAGATCGCGGCGAAGGCGAACGTCGACGACGTCACCCTGGTGGCGCCGCCGCTTCCGGACGGCTACAGCGCCAACCGCGCGGACTTCGCGAGCAAGACCACCGACGGCGTGGACGTCTGGACCGTCGGTTTCGTGACGCCGGACAAGCAGTACCTCGGCCTGCAGCAGGGCATCGACGCCAACGCCTCGTGGGTGTCGAACCAGCTCGACCAGCGGCCGTCCACCGGTGACCGCACGATCGGTGACACGGAGTGGACCGTCTACGACCGCCGCGCCGAGGGCACCGACGCCGGCAACCACGCGTACTCGCTCGTCTCGACGTTCGGCAAGAACACGATCGTGCTCTCCGGCACCGCCGACGACAAGGCCTTCCGGACCGTCGCGACCGCCGTCTCCCGAGAACTGACCGAGTAG
- a CDS encoding exodeoxyribonuclease VII small subunit, with the protein MSSQQEPEQTDVQSLSYEAARDELVRVVSELEQGSATLERSLALWERGEALAARCEEWLVGARARLDAARAASDAQDGSGR; encoded by the coding sequence GTGTCATCCCAGCAGGAACCCGAGCAGACCGACGTCCAGTCGCTGAGCTACGAAGCGGCCCGTGACGAACTCGTGCGCGTCGTGAGCGAGCTCGAACAGGGCTCCGCGACCCTCGAGCGTTCGCTGGCGCTGTGGGAGCGGGGCGAAGCCCTCGCCGCCCGGTGCGAAGAGTGGCTCGTCGGCGCTCGTGCACGGCTCGACGCGGCCCGTGCCGCCAGCGACGCCCAGGACGGCTCCGGCCGATGA
- the xseA gene encoding exodeoxyribonuclease VII large subunit: MAIEQGPPTADNPWPVALLGAKLRDWIDRLGTAWVEGEITQWNVAGGNVYGKLKDVEVDATVSFSIWSSVRSRVPADIKQGDRVVAALKPNYWVKGGSLTMQVVEMKHVGLGDLLERLERLRRTLAEEGLFDPSRKRRLPFLPHRIGLITGKDSDAEKDVKRNAQLRWPQVEFRTVHTAVQGERTVGEVTAAILELDADPEVDVIIIARGGGDFQNLLGFSDEGLVRAAASASTPIVSAIGHEADRPILDEVADLRASTPTDAAKRVVPDVAEELANVRAARARLGLRLSHTLSVEADRLAALRSRPALASTAWLVDTRAEEVARDLSRARELLDRRLERGHSEVGHLTARLRALSPRDTLRRGYAIVQRADGGVVRGTDDLSGATPVHVTLGAGTATGTLEPDGPGPDGS; encoded by the coding sequence ATGGCGATCGAACAGGGCCCGCCGACGGCCGACAACCCGTGGCCGGTCGCGCTCCTCGGCGCGAAGCTGCGCGACTGGATCGACCGGCTCGGCACCGCGTGGGTCGAGGGCGAGATCACGCAGTGGAACGTCGCCGGCGGCAACGTGTACGGCAAGCTCAAGGACGTCGAGGTCGACGCCACCGTGTCGTTCTCCATCTGGTCGAGCGTGCGCTCCCGGGTGCCGGCGGACATCAAGCAGGGCGACCGTGTCGTCGCCGCGCTCAAGCCGAACTACTGGGTCAAGGGCGGCTCGCTGACCATGCAGGTCGTCGAGATGAAGCACGTCGGCCTCGGAGACCTGCTCGAACGCCTCGAGCGCCTCCGTCGCACCCTCGCCGAGGAAGGGCTGTTCGACCCGTCCCGCAAGCGCCGTCTGCCGTTCCTGCCGCACCGCATCGGTCTGATCACCGGCAAGGACTCCGACGCCGAGAAGGACGTCAAGCGGAACGCGCAGCTGCGGTGGCCCCAGGTGGAGTTCCGCACCGTGCACACGGCCGTGCAGGGCGAACGGACCGTGGGCGAGGTCACGGCGGCGATCCTCGAGCTCGACGCCGACCCCGAGGTCGACGTCATCATCATCGCCCGCGGCGGCGGTGACTTCCAGAACCTGCTCGGCTTCAGCGACGAAGGACTCGTCCGTGCCGCGGCCTCGGCGTCGACCCCGATCGTCTCGGCGATCGGGCACGAGGCCGACCGCCCGATCCTCGACGAGGTCGCCGACCTGCGCGCCTCGACCCCGACGGACGCCGCCAAGCGCGTCGTGCCCGACGTCGCCGAGGAACTCGCCAACGTCCGGGCGGCCCGCGCCCGACTCGGGCTGCGGCTCTCGCACACGCTGTCGGTCGAGGCCGACCGGCTCGCCGCGCTGCGGTCGCGGCCGGCCCTGGCGTCGACCGCGTGGCTCGTCGACACCCGTGCGGAAGAGGTCGCGCGCGACCTGTCCCGTGCCCGCGAACTGCTCGACCGCCGGCTCGAACGCGGGCACTCCGAGGTCGGCCACCTGACCGCCCGCCTCCGCGCGCTCTCGCCCCGTGACACCCTGCGCCGCGGGTACGCCATCGTGCAGCGTGCCGACGGGGGTGTCGTCCGCGGCACCGACGACCTGTCCGGAGCGACGCCGGTGCACGTCACGCTCGGTGCCGGCACGGCCACGGGCACGCTCGAACCGGACGGCCCCGGCCCGGACGGCTCCTGA
- a CDS encoding 4-hydroxy-3-methylbut-2-enyl diphosphate reductase gives MTITNGHTVPLAPPRVHAARGRLRDEPVAGPKKVLLAAPRGYCAGVDRAVVAVEKALEQYGEPVYVRKQIVHNVHVVSTLEQRGAVFVDDVAEVPRGSHVVFSAHGVSPAVVAGAAERDLHAIDATCPLVTKVHREATRFAKAERTIILIGHAGHEEVEGTMGHAPDRTILVNGPDDVAALSVPDPDNLVWLSQTTLSVDETMETVRLLREKFPAIQDPPSDDICYATQNRQVAIKKVAPGADLVIVVGSANSSNSVRLVEVALEHGARAAHRVDYAEEIQQEWLDGVETVGVTSGASVPEELVAEVLEQLADAGYAAVEEVVTAHEDLMFSLPKELRTDASGNPTRALGGRRA, from the coding sequence GTGACGATCACCAACGGCCACACGGTCCCGCTCGCCCCGCCGCGTGTGCACGCGGCACGGGGCCGACTGCGTGACGAACCGGTCGCCGGCCCCAAGAAGGTGCTGCTCGCGGCGCCCCGTGGCTACTGCGCCGGGGTGGACCGCGCGGTCGTCGCGGTCGAGAAGGCCCTGGAGCAGTACGGCGAGCCCGTCTACGTCCGCAAGCAGATCGTCCACAACGTGCACGTGGTGTCGACGCTCGAGCAGCGCGGTGCCGTCTTCGTCGACGACGTGGCCGAGGTCCCCCGGGGTTCGCACGTCGTCTTCAGCGCGCATGGTGTGTCGCCGGCCGTCGTCGCGGGTGCCGCCGAGCGCGACCTGCACGCCATCGATGCCACCTGCCCCCTCGTCACCAAGGTCCACCGCGAAGCCACCCGGTTCGCCAAGGCCGAGCGCACCATCATCCTGATCGGGCACGCCGGCCACGAAGAGGTCGAGGGCACGATGGGGCACGCCCCGGACCGCACGATCCTGGTGAACGGCCCCGACGACGTCGCCGCCCTGTCGGTCCCCGACCCGGACAACCTCGTCTGGCTGTCGCAGACCACGCTCAGCGTCGACGAGACGATGGAGACCGTGCGGCTGCTGCGGGAGAAGTTCCCGGCCATCCAGGACCCCCCGTCGGACGACATCTGCTACGCCACCCAGAACCGCCAGGTCGCGATCAAGAAGGTCGCGCCCGGTGCCGACCTGGTGATCGTGGTCGGCTCCGCGAACTCGTCGAACAGCGTCCGTCTGGTCGAGGTCGCGCTCGAGCACGGTGCGCGGGCCGCCCACCGTGTCGACTACGCGGAAGAGATCCAGCAGGAGTGGCTCGACGGTGTCGAGACGGTCGGCGTGACCAGCGGTGCGTCCGTGCCGGAAGAACTCGTGGCCGAGGTGCTCGAGCAGCTCGCCGACGCCGGGTACGCCGCCGTCGAAGAGGTCGTCACCGCGCACGAAGACCTGATGTTCTCGCTCCCCAAGGAGCTCCGCACCGACGCCTCGGGCAACCCGACGCGCGCGCTCGGCGGGCGTCGGGCATGA
- a CDS encoding DUF6264 family protein produces the protein MSGADGWSSVPRRDPANQVDAGSGAGQEARGASPTSAAGPVDGRPQGRPAPGYGEYAPEGWVNPVLVEQERQERERQARERQDQASAAGARDAAPSDGVHGDRAGTDARSGAIPAGAQGSMARSRFGRTPADFVLTVGLLAFGLVSVVQSLSVGKVASTVRRTLEAQYTALNDPSALSTAAAIAAITNVLVFALVAWWSIRRLRARKRTFWVPLVGAVVATAISVIAFVVVVMQDQAFVDFMLRQSGGA, from the coding sequence ATGAGCGGCGCGGACGGCTGGTCCTCTGTCCCGCGCCGCGACCCGGCGAACCAGGTCGACGCCGGTTCCGGTGCCGGCCAGGAGGCCCGGGGTGCGTCCCCGACGTCGGCCGCCGGTCCCGTGGACGGCCGGCCCCAGGGCCGTCCCGCACCCGGGTACGGCGAGTACGCGCCAGAGGGGTGGGTCAACCCGGTCCTCGTCGAGCAGGAACGCCAGGAGCGTGAGCGTCAGGCACGGGAACGGCAGGACCAGGCCTCCGCCGCCGGCGCGCGTGACGCTGCTCCGAGCGACGGCGTCCACGGCGACCGCGCCGGCACGGATGCCCGCTCCGGGGCGATCCCTGCCGGGGCACAGGGGTCGATGGCCCGCAGCCGGTTCGGCCGCACGCCCGCCGACTTCGTACTCACCGTCGGGCTGCTCGCCTTCGGGCTCGTCTCTGTCGTGCAGTCGCTGTCGGTCGGCAAGGTCGCCTCGACCGTGCGGCGCACCCTCGAGGCCCAGTACACGGCCCTGAACGACCCGAGTGCCCTCAGCACGGCCGCCGCCATCGCCGCGATCACCAACGTGTTGGTCTTCGCCCTGGTCGCCTGGTGGTCCATCCGTCGGCTCCGAGCACGGAAGCGGACATTCTGGGTGCCGCTGGTCGGAGCCGTCGTCGCCACGGCGATCAGCGTGATCGCGTTCGTCGTCGTGGTCATGCAGGACCAGGCCTTCGTCGACTTCATGCTGCGGCAGTCCGGCGGCGCCTGA
- a CDS encoding M18 family aminopeptidase yields MTVDAIASEFAQFVTESPTAFHAAAATRDRLVAAGFTELSELDAWPTEAGAYVVVRDGAVIAWRLPDGAGPTTPFRILGAHTDSPGFRVKPNPGVRTGGWEQLGVEVYGGALLSTWFDRDLRIAGRVVDADGSVRLVSTDAVARIPNLAIHLDRGVNDGKEIDRQRHTLPIVGVDGDAGGTSVVEWLLARLGEGAVSWDLFLADTQAPARIGIEREFLASGRMDNLTSVHAGLRGIVDAPTDGDHIPVFAAFDHEEIGSSTPSGAGGPFLEDVLGRVQEGLGATRSEAARAFRASWLLSSDAGHLVHPNQPEKHDPTNRPRPGAGPLLKISANQRYMTEAKGEAVWAAACETAGVPWQPFVNVNTIPGGSTIGPIAATRLGIPTIDIGVGLLSMHSIRELVHVDDLAALHGAVAAFLAG; encoded by the coding sequence GTGACCGTCGACGCCATCGCCTCCGAGTTCGCCCAGTTCGTCACCGAGTCGCCCACCGCGTTCCACGCGGCGGCGGCGACCCGTGACCGTCTCGTCGCTGCCGGGTTCACCGAGCTGTCCGAGCTCGACGCCTGGCCGACCGAAGCCGGTGCGTACGTGGTGGTCCGCGACGGCGCCGTCATCGCGTGGCGCCTGCCCGACGGTGCCGGCCCGACGACGCCGTTCCGGATCCTCGGCGCCCACACCGACTCCCCCGGCTTCCGCGTGAAGCCGAACCCCGGCGTGCGTACCGGGGGCTGGGAGCAGCTGGGCGTCGAGGTCTACGGCGGTGCGCTCCTGTCGACCTGGTTCGACCGCGACCTGCGGATCGCCGGCCGGGTCGTCGACGCCGACGGCAGCGTGCGGCTCGTCAGCACCGACGCCGTCGCCCGGATCCCCAACCTGGCGATCCACCTGGACCGTGGGGTCAACGACGGCAAGGAGATCGACCGCCAGCGCCACACCCTGCCGATCGTCGGGGTCGACGGCGACGCCGGCGGGACCTCCGTCGTGGAATGGCTGCTCGCCCGGCTCGGCGAGGGCGCGGTGTCGTGGGACCTGTTCCTCGCCGACACCCAGGCACCGGCCCGGATCGGCATCGAGCGGGAGTTCCTGGCGTCCGGCCGGATGGACAACCTGACGAGCGTGCACGCCGGACTCCGGGGCATCGTGGACGCTCCGACCGACGGTGACCACATCCCGGTGTTCGCGGCGTTCGACCACGAGGAGATCGGGTCGTCGACGCCGTCCGGTGCCGGTGGTCCGTTCCTCGAGGACGTCCTCGGCCGTGTGCAGGAGGGCCTCGGCGCCACCCGCTCCGAGGCCGCACGGGCGTTCCGTGCGTCGTGGCTGCTGTCGAGCGATGCCGGGCACCTGGTGCACCCGAACCAGCCGGAGAAGCACGACCCGACGAACCGTCCGCGCCCCGGAGCCGGACCGCTGCTGAAGATCAGCGCGAACCAGCGCTACATGACCGAGGCGAAGGGCGAGGCCGTCTGGGCAGCGGCGTGCGAGACCGCCGGTGTGCCGTGGCAGCCGTTCGTCAACGTGAACACGATCCCCGGCGGCTCGACCATCGGCCCGATCGCGGCGACCCGGCTCGGGATCCCGACGATCGACATCGGCGTCGGGCTGCTGTCGATGCACTCGATCCGGGAGCTCGTGCACGTCGACGACCTGGCTGCCCTGCACGGAGCGGTCGCCGCCTTCCTGGCCGGCTGA
- the fbaA gene encoding class II fructose-bisphosphate aldolase, with translation MPIATPEQYAEMIERAKAGKFAYPAVNVSSSQTINAVLQGLQEAGSDGILQVTTGGADYFAGHTIKNRAAGALAMAKFAHEVAKNYDITVALHTDHCPKDALDGFVLPLIAASEEEVRQGRNPIFQSHMWDGSAVPLDENIEIAKTMIEKTRNINAILEVEIGVVGGEEDGVQHEGTNDALYTTPNDVEKVVDALGLGDKGRWIAALTFGNVHGVYKPGNVKLRPELLGEIQASVASKHGTGENPLDLVFHGGSGSTDDEIHEAVRNGVIKMNIDTDTQYAFTRSIADSMFRNYEGVLKIDGEVGNKKQYDPRAWGKVAETAMAARVVEAAKVLGSAGHAKG, from the coding sequence GTGCCCATCGCAACGCCGGAACAGTACGCCGAGATGATCGAACGCGCGAAGGCGGGCAAGTTCGCGTACCCCGCGGTCAACGTCTCCTCCTCGCAGACCATCAACGCGGTCCTCCAGGGCCTGCAGGAGGCCGGTTCCGACGGCATCCTCCAGGTCACGACGGGCGGTGCCGACTACTTCGCCGGCCACACCATCAAGAACCGCGCAGCGGGTGCCCTCGCGATGGCGAAGTTCGCCCACGAGGTCGCCAAGAACTACGACATCACGGTCGCGCTGCACACCGACCACTGCCCGAAGGACGCCCTCGACGGCTTCGTCCTGCCGCTGATCGCGGCGAGCGAGGAAGAGGTCCGGCAGGGCCGCAACCCGATCTTCCAGTCGCACATGTGGGACGGTTCGGCCGTGCCGCTCGACGAGAACATCGAGATCGCGAAGACCATGATCGAGAAGACGCGGAACATCAACGCGATCCTCGAGGTCGAGATCGGCGTCGTCGGCGGCGAAGAGGACGGCGTCCAGCACGAGGGCACGAACGACGCGCTCTACACCACCCCGAACGACGTCGAGAAGGTCGTCGACGCACTCGGGCTGGGTGACAAGGGCCGCTGGATCGCGGCGCTCACCTTCGGCAACGTGCACGGCGTCTACAAGCCGGGCAACGTCAAGCTCCGCCCCGAGCTCCTCGGCGAGATCCAGGCGTCGGTCGCCTCGAAGCACGGCACGGGCGAGAACCCCCTCGACCTCGTGTTCCACGGCGGCTCCGGTTCGACCGACGACGAGATCCACGAGGCCGTCCGCAACGGCGTCATCAAGATGAACATCGACACGGACACGCAGTACGCGTTCACCCGCTCGATCGCGGACTCGATGTTCCGCAACTACGAGGGCGTCCTGAAGATCGACGGCGAGGTCGGCAACAAGAAGCAGTACGACCCCCGCGCCTGGGGCAAGGTCGCCGAGACCGCCATGGCGGCCCGCGTCGTCGAGGCCGCGAAGGTCCTCGGCTCGGCCGGTCACGCCAAGGGCTGA
- the glpX gene encoding class II fructose-bisphosphatase, protein MTPTTETGSLFLQPDRNLALELVRATEAAAIRAQPWVGRGEKNLADGAAVDAMRKFLGTVNFDGVVVIGEGEKDNAPMLYNGEHVGNGHGPACDIAVDPIDGTSLTAAGRQNAISVMAVSDRGSMYDPSAVFYMDKIAAGPEGRGVLDLEKPIGDNIRALAKAKGKDLEDMVVAVLDRPRHDELIRAIRATGAGTRLLLDGDVAGGIAAALPGSTIDMCVGVGGTPEGIITACAIKALGGVILGKLQPKDDEERERAIAAGHDLDKVLDQDDLVTGDNTFFVATGVTDGVLVDGVRRSRGVIHTDSLVLRSRSNTIRRIQADHRAEKWF, encoded by the coding sequence GTGACTCCCACTACGGAAACCGGCTCCCTGTTCCTCCAGCCCGACCGCAACCTCGCGCTCGAGCTCGTGCGTGCGACGGAGGCCGCCGCGATCCGTGCGCAGCCGTGGGTCGGGCGTGGTGAGAAGAACCTCGCCGACGGCGCCGCGGTCGACGCGATGCGCAAGTTCCTCGGCACGGTGAACTTCGACGGCGTCGTCGTCATCGGTGAGGGCGAGAAGGACAACGCCCCGATGCTCTACAACGGCGAGCACGTCGGCAACGGTCACGGTCCGGCCTGCGACATCGCGGTCGACCCGATCGACGGCACCTCGCTCACCGCCGCCGGGCGCCAGAACGCCATCTCCGTGATGGCCGTCTCGGACCGCGGCTCGATGTACGACCCCTCTGCCGTCTTCTACATGGACAAGATCGCCGCCGGCCCCGAGGGTCGCGGTGTCCTGGACCTCGAGAAGCCGATCGGTGACAACATCCGCGCGCTGGCGAAGGCCAAGGGCAAGGACCTCGAGGACATGGTCGTCGCCGTGCTCGATCGTCCGCGCCACGACGAGCTGATCCGCGCCATCCGCGCGACCGGTGCTGGCACGCGACTGCTGCTCGACGGTGACGTCGCCGGTGGCATCGCCGCCGCCCTGCCCGGCTCGACGATCGACATGTGCGTCGGTGTCGGCGGCACCCCCGAGGGCATCATCACGGCGTGCGCGATCAAGGCGCTCGGCGGCGTGATCCTCGGCAAGCTCCAGCCGAAGGACGACGAGGAGCGCGAGCGCGCCATCGCCGCCGGCCACGACCTGGACAAGGTCCTCGACCAGGACGACCTGGTCACGGGGGACAACACGTTCTTCGTCGCCACCGGCGTCACCGACGGCGTCCTGGTCGACGGCGTGCGTCGTTCGCGCGGCGTCATCCACACCGACTCGCTCGTCCTCCGCTCACGCTCGAACACGATCCGCCGCATCCAGGCCGACCACCGTGCGGAGAAGTGGTTCTGA
- a CDS encoding RNA-directed DNA polymerase, with the protein MNILGLDLAEAAKLLDSERYGDWYRDPWGWPELRPEFVETLTEADLPIEKNGTKYRFAHSPKLHAFEVPKSFFGQRPAVMLDAISRLAYAAAVVPFAKSLEAGTPAWVFGWRFRNGTLARGTDEWQAYRASHSTMRHSSHAGETDITSFFASVDHERLLMKLKARKMSGLSLDVVETVIRSHASLHYRSGIPQRSSASALLAQIVLSDVDEVIQSQINDGRIAAARRWMDDISFEGSFEDVYGLILEIQKELRTVGLEINASKTKVHLSSARADALEDQWRDLIEVTEETYESDEYPGLSYTYISQEDLSNAEHRSLQRPSETERTTLGLVLRSLRSYEDFDRVEDWMDVARMVPHGADHLSRYLRDAVSHKRLSVRRINAWFEQEHASDWPHTEWVAAQHAIAIADGIADNRTQRILGDWVRTTDNAQKLAVATQRMANFDPIGLRRSVLKRVDSCADPMLLRIFVLALLSVGYDSTNLDAILSRDPHNALLLKFLRDRNWKGLTPVGDFAGAER; encoded by the coding sequence GTGAATATCTTGGGGCTGGACTTAGCAGAAGCAGCGAAGCTGCTCGACTCTGAACGTTACGGCGACTGGTATCGCGACCCCTGGGGCTGGCCGGAGCTGCGGCCCGAATTCGTCGAAACACTGACGGAGGCGGATCTCCCAATCGAGAAGAATGGGACGAAGTACCGCTTCGCCCATTCGCCGAAGCTGCACGCATTTGAGGTGCCGAAATCTTTCTTTGGGCAGCGCCCTGCTGTGATGCTCGACGCAATCTCGCGACTTGCCTACGCGGCTGCAGTTGTTCCTTTTGCAAAGTCCCTTGAAGCGGGGACGCCGGCCTGGGTGTTTGGGTGGCGATTTCGCAACGGGACGTTAGCGCGAGGCACTGACGAGTGGCAGGCTTACCGGGCCTCGCATAGCACAATGCGCCACTCGTCACACGCAGGGGAGACGGATATCACGTCTTTCTTTGCGTCCGTTGACCACGAGCGGTTGCTGATGAAGCTTAAGGCCCGAAAAATGTCGGGCTTGTCGCTCGACGTGGTGGAAACAGTGATTCGTTCCCACGCCTCACTGCATTACAGGTCCGGGATTCCGCAGAGGAGCAGCGCATCCGCTTTGCTCGCGCAGATCGTTCTGAGTGATGTCGATGAGGTGATACAAAGTCAGATCAACGACGGGCGCATAGCGGCCGCGCGCCGGTGGATGGACGACATAAGTTTTGAAGGGTCATTCGAGGACGTCTACGGGCTCATTCTGGAAATTCAAAAAGAACTTCGAACTGTCGGTCTTGAGATCAACGCTTCCAAGACGAAAGTGCACCTGTCTTCGGCGCGGGCGGACGCTCTAGAGGACCAGTGGCGCGACCTCATAGAAGTAACCGAAGAGACGTACGAATCCGATGAGTATCCTGGACTTTCCTACACCTATATCTCCCAGGAGGACCTATCCAATGCTGAACATCGATCCTTGCAGCGTCCATCTGAGACTGAACGCACAACGCTCGGGCTGGTGCTTCGAAGTCTGCGCTCTTACGAAGATTTCGACCGAGTAGAGGATTGGATGGACGTTGCCCGCATGGTCCCGCATGGAGCTGACCATCTTAGTCGGTACCTCCGAGATGCAGTGAGTCATAAGCGTTTGTCGGTTAGGCGAATCAACGCGTGGTTCGAGCAGGAGCATGCGAGCGACTGGCCGCACACGGAATGGGTCGCGGCGCAACATGCTATTGCGATCGCGGATGGTATTGCCGATAATCGAACGCAGCGCATTCTCGGCGACTGGGTTAGAACAACTGATAACGCTCAAAAGCTCGCGGTTGCGACGCAGCGGATGGCGAACTTTGACCCGATTGGTCTTCGCCGGAGTGTCCTTAAGAGAGTGGACTCATGCGCGGACCCTATGTTGTTGCGCATTTTCGTATTAGCGCTTCTTTCAGTTGGCTATGACTCCACGAACCTCGATGCCATCCTTTCTCGTGATCCCCATAATGCGCTACTGCTGAAGTTTCTGCGAGATCGTAACTGGAAAGGTCTAACTCCGGTGGGCGACTTCGCTGGAGCTGAGCGCTAG
- a CDS encoding DNA recombination protein RmuC, giving the protein MQILALVIGLVIGIAVGAVVAWSLARSRAGVDAASARATAEALRGQLEAVRRDAEERLDAQDTQYRRQVDSLERRSAELEHLVQRMHGVDAARNQNESKVLTALSPVAQTLDVMRTKIAELEQSRSEQYGALSAQLRSAAESEERLRATADTLASALSSNSTRGVWGETQLRNVVEAAGLLERVDFDVQSSVTTAVGSARPDMVVHLPGGKTIAVDAKVPFSAYLQAAEIPATATGAEAARRDQLIAQHVKALRAHVDALAAREYWTGYDASPELTVAFIPSESLISSALAADPGLLDHAFRKRIALASPVTLWSVLKTVAFSWQQDVVSQEAHELFKVSRELYGRLSTMAGHVDKLGRSIRGSVVDYNRFVGSLERQVLPSARRLSPLDESKVIADPSSIEDEPRLLTAPELVGAVDED; this is encoded by the coding sequence ATGCAGATCCTCGCCCTGGTCATCGGTCTCGTGATCGGCATCGCCGTCGGTGCGGTCGTCGCCTGGTCACTCGCCCGCTCGCGCGCAGGCGTCGACGCCGCATCGGCCCGCGCGACGGCCGAGGCCCTGCGCGGCCAGCTCGAGGCGGTGCGGCGCGACGCCGAGGAACGCCTCGACGCCCAGGACACGCAGTACCGCCGCCAGGTCGACTCGCTCGAACGGCGCTCCGCCGAACTCGAGCACCTGGTGCAGCGCATGCACGGCGTCGACGCGGCGCGCAACCAGAACGAGTCGAAGGTGCTCACCGCGCTCAGCCCCGTGGCGCAGACGCTCGACGTGATGCGCACGAAGATCGCCGAGCTCGAGCAGTCGCGGAGCGAGCAGTACGGCGCGCTGTCGGCGCAGCTCCGGTCGGCCGCCGAGTCCGAAGAGCGCCTCCGTGCCACCGCCGACACCCTGGCCAGCGCCCTGTCGTCGAACAGCACGCGCGGCGTCTGGGGCGAGACGCAGCTGCGCAACGTGGTCGAGGCCGCCGGGCTGCTCGAACGGGTCGACTTCGACGTGCAGTCCTCCGTCACCACCGCGGTCGGCTCCGCCAGGCCGGACATGGTCGTGCACCTGCCCGGCGGCAAGACCATCGCCGTCGACGCCAAGGTGCCGTTCAGCGCCTACCTGCAGGCCGCCGAGATCCCCGCGACCGCCACCGGCGCCGAGGCAGCACGACGCGACCAGCTCATCGCCCAGCACGTCAAGGCGCTCCGCGCGCACGTCGACGCCCTCGCCGCACGGGAGTACTGGACCGGGTACGACGCCTCCCCCGAGCTCACCGTCGCCTTCATCCCGTCCGAGTCGCTCATCTCGAGCGCACTCGCCGCCGACCCCGGGCTGCTCGACCACGCCTTCCGCAAGCGCATCGCCCTCGCCTCACCCGTGACCCTGTGGTCCGTGCTCAAGACCGTGGCGTTCTCGTGGCAGCAGGACGTCGTGTCGCAAGAGGCGCACGAGCTCTTCAAGGTCTCCCGCGAGCTCTACGGCCGGCTCTCCACGATGGCCGGGCACGTCGACAAGCTCGGCCGCTCGATCCGGGGCTCGGTCGTCGACTACAACCGCTTCGTCGGGTCCCTCGAACGCCAGGTGCTGCCGAGCGCCCGTCGGCTGTCGCCGCTCGATGAGTCGAAGGTCATCGCGGACCCGTCGTCGATCGAGGACGAGCCGCGGCTGCTCACGGCACCGGAGCTCGTCGGCGCCGTCGACGAGGACTGA